Proteins co-encoded in one Pseudorhizobium banfieldiae genomic window:
- a CDS encoding type II secretion system F family protein has protein sequence MFGFDPNVLLVITLAAIAAGALCYALLFSRIETEKKTDARLSRVKSAETDMGKVKAARDRVQEMSKRRKSVQDSLKELEKKQEEKSRKIGNSSIKSRLVQTGLPLRMSQFYIMSAVLGIVVLLVTVLAGAPPLLAIGAGFAAAIGMPRWILSFLVKRRQKRFLVEFPNALDVMVRSIKSGLPLNDALRLIAADGQEPVKTEFRRVIESQQVGLSIPEACVRMMQTMPLPEVNFFSIVITIQSQAGGNLSEALGNLSRVLRERKKMKAKVQALSMEAKASAAIIGALPFIVATLVYLTSPDYMTILFTDPRGHIIMLFSGIWMSIGILVMRNMINFDI, from the coding sequence ATGTTCGGTTTCGACCCCAATGTCCTGCTGGTCATCACCCTCGCCGCCATCGCTGCCGGCGCCCTCTGCTACGCACTGCTCTTCTCCCGCATCGAGACCGAGAAGAAGACGGACGCCCGCCTCAGCCGCGTCAAGTCGGCGGAGACCGACATGGGCAAGGTCAAGGCGGCGCGCGACCGTGTCCAGGAAATGTCGAAGCGCCGCAAGTCGGTCCAGGACAGCCTCAAGGAGCTTGAGAAGAAGCAGGAGGAGAAGTCCCGCAAGATCGGCAATTCGAGTATCAAGTCTCGCCTTGTCCAGACGGGCCTGCCCCTGCGGATGTCGCAGTTCTACATCATGAGCGCCGTCCTCGGGATCGTCGTCCTGCTCGTGACCGTTCTGGCGGGAGCGCCGCCACTGCTCGCCATCGGTGCCGGTTTCGCGGCGGCCATAGGCATGCCACGCTGGATACTGAGCTTTCTCGTCAAGCGGCGGCAGAAGCGCTTTCTTGTCGAATTCCCGAACGCACTGGACGTCATGGTGCGCTCCATCAAGTCTGGCCTGCCCCTGAACGACGCGCTGCGGCTCATCGCGGCGGACGGCCAGGAGCCGGTGAAGACCGAGTTTCGCCGGGTGATCGAATCCCAGCAGGTCGGTCTCAGCATTCCGGAGGCCTGCGTGCGGATGATGCAGACCATGCCGCTGCCGGAGGTGAATTTCTTCTCCATCGTCATCACCATCCAGAGCCAGGCAGGCGGAAATCTGTCGGAAGCCCTCGGTAACCTCTCGCGCGTTCTTCGCGAGCGCAAGAAGATGAAGGCCAAGGTGCAGGCGCTGTCGATGGAGGCGAAGGCGTCGGCAGCCATCATCGGCGCCTTGCCGTTCATTGTCGCAACGCTCGTCTACCTGACATCGCCGGACTACATGACCATCCTGTTCACGGATCCGCGCGGCCACATCATCATGCTGTTCTCGGGGATCTGGATGTCGATCGGCATTCTGGTCATGCGCAACATGATCAACTTCGACATCTAG
- a CDS encoding type II and III secretion system protein family protein — MGRTTAALGLAFAMAVSGIPGAPESGALSVSRAMAQESSIVRISEIGMGARKRLKIGLNKAIVVDLPADAHDILVADPSMADAVTRTSRRIYLFGKTVGQTNIFIFGRNGEEIVAIDLEIERDISGLEANLRRFLPDSNIKVEIISDNIVLSGTVRTPQDATQATKLASIFLKGGEATTRNTVATSESSGDGAVAIYAEGRQQSQVVNLLTIEGEDQVTLKVTVAEIRREVLKQLGFDNSFRRQPAGASQGLQVFDIAAGSGGLSGTIAGTAGRMGIETALSALEQAKAIRTLAEPTLTAISGQSATFNSGGERLYTTTNSDGETVITPYEYGISLGFTPTVLSSGRISLRIQTRVSEPVITGVGGVEFRKRDAETVLELPSGGSIALAGLIRDDVQQDMTGTPGASKLPLFGALFREKTLERTETELVIIATPYLVRPVARNELSRPDDNFNPASDVASVFLGHVNRIYGRKDAPPPALPYEGNVGFIYK; from the coding sequence ATGGGGCGGACAACCGCTGCGCTTGGCCTGGCATTCGCCATGGCGGTTTCAGGCATTCCCGGAGCGCCGGAATCGGGGGCACTCTCCGTATCGCGAGCCATGGCTCAGGAGAGTAGCATCGTACGTATCAGCGAGATCGGCATGGGTGCGCGCAAGCGCCTCAAGATAGGCCTCAACAAGGCCATCGTCGTGGACCTGCCCGCCGATGCCCACGACATCCTGGTTGCCGATCCTTCCATGGCCGACGCGGTCACCCGCACCTCGCGGCGCATCTATCTCTTCGGCAAGACGGTCGGCCAGACGAATATCTTCATCTTCGGCCGAAACGGGGAAGAGATTGTCGCAATCGACCTCGAGATCGAACGCGATATCTCGGGGCTCGAGGCCAATCTCCGTCGCTTCCTGCCGGATTCGAACATCAAGGTGGAGATCATCTCCGACAATATCGTGTTGAGCGGGACGGTTCGCACACCGCAGGATGCGACGCAGGCGACGAAGCTCGCCTCCATCTTCCTCAAGGGCGGCGAGGCAACGACCCGCAACACGGTGGCGACCAGCGAAAGTAGTGGCGATGGCGCCGTCGCCATCTATGCCGAAGGGCGCCAGCAGTCTCAGGTCGTCAACCTGCTGACCATCGAGGGCGAAGACCAGGTAACCCTCAAGGTGACCGTCGCCGAAATTCGTCGCGAGGTTCTCAAGCAGCTGGGCTTCGACAACTCGTTCCGGCGGCAGCCGGCGGGCGCGAGCCAGGGTCTCCAGGTGTTCGATATCGCTGCCGGAAGCGGCGGGTTGTCCGGTACCATAGCGGGAACAGCCGGACGCATGGGTATCGAGACGGCGTTGAGTGCATTGGAGCAGGCAAAGGCGATTCGTACCCTCGCAGAGCCGACATTGACTGCCATCTCGGGTCAGTCCGCGACCTTCAACTCCGGCGGCGAGCGTCTCTACACCACCACCAACTCCGATGGCGAGACCGTCATCACGCCCTATGAGTACGGGATATCGCTCGGCTTCACGCCGACGGTGCTTTCCTCGGGGCGCATCAGCCTGCGAATCCAGACGCGCGTGTCCGAGCCTGTCATCACGGGTGTTGGCGGCGTCGAGTTCCGCAAGCGCGACGCCGAGACAGTGCTGGAACTGCCGTCTGGCGGTTCCATTGCTCTGGCCGGCCTCATCCGCGATGACGTGCAGCAGGACATGACCGGGACGCCGGGGGCGTCGAAGCTGCCGCTGTTCGGCGCGCTGTTCAGGGAAAAGACTCTGGAGCGCACCGAGACGGAACTGGTCATCATCGCGACGCCCTACCTCGTCCGGCCGGTTGCGCGCAACGAGCTGTCCCGTCCTGACGACAACTTCAATCCCGCGAGTGATGTCGCCAGCGTCTTCCTCGGCCACGTGAACCGCATCTACGGACGAAAGGATGCTCCACCACCTGCCCTTCCGTATGAAGGCAACGTCGGGTTCATCTACAAATGA
- a CDS encoding CpaF family protein, translating to MFGKRGQDGFGKASGVVAPAAPAPVAPAPAASQATGPEVFAEPHRDSQAARQQVAPPPLAPTSGRKKTPRTELYYDTKSQVFSALIDTIDLSQLAKLDGESAREEIRDIVNDIITIKNFAMSISEQEELLEDICNDVLGYGPLEPLLARDDIADIMVNGSGQTFIEVSGKTIESDIRFRDNAQLLSICQRIVSQVGRRVDESSPICDARLPDGSRVNVIAPPLAIDGPALTIRKFKKDKLTLEQLVKYGSVTQEGAVLLQIVGRVRCNVVISGGTGSGKTTLLNCLTRYIDADERVITCEDTAELQLQQPHVVRLETRPPNIEGEGEITMRDLVKNCLRMRPERIIVGEVRGPEVFDLLQAMNTGHDGSMGTIHANSPRECLSRMESMIAMGGFGLPAKTVREIIAGSVDVIVQAARLRDGSRRITHVTEVIGMEGDVIVTQDLMRYEIEGEDANGRLIGRHVSTGIAKPHFWDRARYFNEERRLAAALDAMEQVAG from the coding sequence ATGTTCGGAAAACGTGGACAAGACGGCTTTGGGAAGGCTTCCGGCGTGGTTGCGCCGGCAGCGCCGGCACCTGTTGCCCCCGCACCCGCGGCAAGCCAGGCGACCGGTCCGGAAGTCTTCGCCGAACCCCATAGGGATTCCCAGGCGGCCCGCCAGCAGGTCGCGCCGCCGCCGCTTGCTCCGACGAGCGGCCGCAAGAAGACCCCTCGGACCGAACTCTACTACGATACGAAGAGCCAGGTCTTCTCGGCGCTCATCGATACGATCGACCTCTCGCAACTCGCCAAGCTCGACGGCGAAAGCGCACGCGAGGAAATCCGCGATATCGTCAACGATATCATCACCATCAAGAACTTCGCGATGTCGATTTCCGAGCAGGAGGAACTGCTCGAGGACATCTGCAACGACGTGCTCGGCTACGGTCCGCTCGAACCGCTTCTTGCACGTGACGATATCGCCGACATCATGGTCAATGGTTCTGGCCAGACCTTCATTGAAGTGAGCGGAAAGACGATCGAGTCGGACATCCGCTTCCGCGACAACGCCCAGCTCCTGTCGATCTGCCAGCGCATCGTCAGCCAGGTCGGCCGCCGCGTCGACGAGTCCTCACCCATCTGCGACGCCCGCCTGCCCGACGGCTCCCGCGTCAACGTGATCGCTCCGCCGCTTGCCATCGATGGTCCCGCGCTCACGATACGAAAGTTCAAGAAGGACAAGCTCACCCTCGAGCAACTGGTCAAGTACGGCTCGGTCACACAGGAAGGAGCGGTGCTCCTCCAGATCGTCGGCCGCGTCCGCTGCAATGTCGTCATTTCCGGCGGTACCGGCTCGGGTAAGACGACGCTGCTCAACTGCCTCACCCGCTACATCGATGCGGACGAGCGGGTGATCACCTGCGAGGATACCGCGGAACTGCAGCTTCAGCAGCCGCATGTGGTGCGTCTCGAAACCCGCCCCCCGAACATCGAGGGCGAGGGCGAGATCACCATGCGCGATCTCGTCAAGAACTGCCTTCGCATGCGCCCTGAACGCATCATCGTCGGCGAAGTCCGCGGCCCGGAGGTGTTCGACCTGCTCCAGGCGATGAACACCGGTCACGACGGCTCTATGGGAACCATCCACGCCAACTCGCCTCGCGAATGCCTGAGCCGAATGGAATCGATGATCGCCATGGGCGGTTTCGGGCTGCCGGCCAAGACCGTCCGCGAGATCATCGCCGGCTCGGTGGATGTCATTGTTCAGGCCGCCCGACTGCGCGATGGCTCGCGCCGCATCACCCATGTGACGGAAGTCATCGGGATGGAGGGCGACGTGATCGTCACCCAGGATCTCATGCGTTACGAGATCGAGGGCGAGGATGCCAATGGCAGGCTGATCGGCCGGCACGTTTCGACTGGCATCGCCAAGCCGCATTTCTGGGATCGCGCCCGCTACTTCAATGAAGAGCGGCGGCTGGCGGCCGCGTTGGACGCGATGGAACAGGTCGCGGGGTAG
- a CDS encoding AAA family ATPase: MNQIDYSIPAAPDEQHGAGLEVEAQSDLASLRPLPRISIHAFCESDALQRTVERMARDRRMTKVNMRITNGSIEAAANMFASSPTPNLIIIESDADPGHLLGELAPLAEVCDPSTRVILVGQYNDIALYRDLIRNGISEYLVGPVQMADLLASVAAIFVDPEAEPLGRSIAFIGAKGGVGSSTIAHNCAFGISSLFSTETILADLDLPFGTANIDFDQDPAQGIAEAVFAPERLDEVFLDRLLTKCSEHLSLLAAPSILDRTYDYGGTAFQPVVEILQRSAPVAVLDLPHTWSEWTRSLLAEADEVVITAVPDLANLRNAKNMLDALRKLRPNDHLPHLVLNQVGMPKRPEIAPSDFMEALEIEPAAILPFDVQLFGNAANSGRMITEVDAKSAAAETFSQICHIVTGRTEMRKIRKGGLSKVLGMLRRK, from the coding sequence ATGAACCAGATAGATTACAGCATCCCGGCAGCGCCGGACGAGCAGCACGGAGCCGGACTCGAAGTCGAGGCCCAGTCCGATCTGGCCTCTCTTCGGCCCCTGCCGCGCATCTCCATTCACGCCTTCTGCGAAAGCGATGCCCTGCAGAGGACTGTCGAGCGCATGGCGCGTGACCGGCGGATGACGAAGGTCAACATGCGGATCACCAATGGCAGCATCGAGGCCGCTGCCAACATGTTCGCGTCTTCACCGACCCCGAACCTGATCATCATCGAGTCGGATGCCGACCCGGGCCACCTGCTTGGCGAACTCGCGCCGCTGGCGGAAGTCTGCGATCCATCTACCCGCGTGATTCTCGTCGGCCAGTACAACGATATCGCGCTCTACCGCGACCTGATCCGCAACGGCATCTCTGAGTATCTCGTCGGCCCGGTCCAGATGGCCGACCTCCTCGCATCGGTGGCGGCGATCTTTGTGGATCCCGAGGCAGAGCCGCTCGGCAGGTCGATCGCCTTCATCGGCGCCAAGGGCGGCGTCGGATCATCCACCATCGCCCACAATTGCGCTTTCGGCATTTCCAGCCTTTTCTCCACCGAGACGATTCTAGCCGATCTCGACCTGCCCTTCGGCACCGCCAATATCGACTTCGACCAGGATCCGGCGCAGGGTATTGCCGAAGCCGTCTTCGCTCCTGAGCGCCTCGACGAGGTATTCCTGGATCGCCTGCTGACGAAGTGCTCAGAACACCTGTCCCTTCTGGCGGCTCCGTCCATTCTTGACCGCACCTATGATTACGGCGGCACCGCCTTCCAGCCGGTGGTGGAAATCTTGCAGCGGAGCGCCCCGGTGGCGGTTCTCGACCTCCCGCACACGTGGTCGGAATGGACCCGATCGTTGCTGGCGGAGGCCGATGAAGTGGTCATCACGGCTGTTCCGGATCTCGCCAACCTCCGCAACGCGAAGAACATGCTCGACGCGCTTCGCAAGCTCAGGCCGAACGATCATCTGCCCCATCTCGTTTTGAACCAGGTGGGAATGCCCAAACGCCCGGAGATCGCGCCTTCCGACTTCATGGAGGCGCTTGAAATCGAGCCGGCCGCGATCTTGCCGTTCGACGTGCAGCTGTTCGGCAACGCCGCAAACAGCGGCAGGATGATCACGGAAGTGGATGCGAAGTCGGCGGCGGCCGAGACCTTCTCCCAGATCTGCCACATCGTCACCGGCCGCACCGAGATGAGGAAGATCAGGAAGGGCGGGCTTTCCAAGGTGCTTGGAATGCTTCGCCGCAAGTAG
- a CDS encoding CpaD family pilus assembly protein: MSNPVATGVAGPGRRAVATVLLGIAVLMSGCANPDGVTTGSLPDDYRTRHPITVGEGEKVIDIPIAAGDHGLTVGQREVIAGFAQEYQRSSKGIIQIMTPQGALNSGAAAYAAGDIRRLLVRMGVPKNRILQTGFAAHDYGASAPIRLTYVAITAQTSPCGEWPEDITLNTIENRNYYNFGCASQRNLAAQIANPNDLLGPRRSTPADAEQRGRAIERYRGAYTELRDMR, from the coding sequence ATGAGCAATCCTGTCGCAACTGGAGTAGCCGGTCCCGGAAGACGGGCCGTCGCGACGGTCCTGCTCGGCATCGCCGTGTTGATGTCTGGCTGCGCCAATCCGGACGGTGTCACGACCGGATCACTCCCGGACGATTACCGGACCCGTCATCCGATTACTGTGGGCGAGGGCGAGAAGGTCATAGACATACCGATCGCCGCGGGAGACCACGGCCTGACCGTCGGCCAGCGCGAGGTGATTGCCGGGTTCGCGCAGGAATACCAGCGGTCGTCGAAGGGCATCATCCAGATCATGACGCCACAGGGAGCTCTCAATTCCGGTGCCGCGGCCTATGCAGCGGGGGATATCCGCCGACTGCTGGTGCGAATGGGCGTGCCGAAGAACCGCATCCTGCAGACAGGCTTCGCGGCTCATGATTATGGTGCCTCGGCCCCGATCAGGCTCACCTATGTCGCGATCACTGCCCAGACCAGTCCCTGTGGTGAATGGCCCGAGGACATCACGCTCAACACCATCGAAAACCGCAACTACTACAACTTTGGCTGCGCCAGCCAGCGCAACCTGGCGGCACAGATCGCCAACCCCAACGATCTCCTCGGCCCCCGTCGCTCGACACCGGCCGATGCCGAACAACGCGGCCGCGCAATTGAGCGCTATCGGGGAGCCTATACCGAACTGAGGGACATGCGATGA